A portion of the Tenacibaculum todarodis genome contains these proteins:
- the queA gene encoding tRNA preQ1(34) S-adenosylmethionine ribosyltransferase-isomerase QueA, producing the protein MKLSHFGFELPEELLAEYPTEHRDESRLMVLHRDTQKIEHKLFKDVIDYFDEGDVMMLNNTKVFPARMFGNKEKTGARIEVFLLRELNAENRLWDVLVDPARKIRIGNKLFFGEDDSLVAEVIDNTTSRGRTLRFLFDGDYDEFRVKLQELGQTPLPKTINRELEPEDEERYQTIFAKHEGAVAAPTAGLHFSKHLMKRLEIKGVDFAELTLHVGLGTFNSVEVEDLSKHKMDSEKIIIPQKTSDMINNALKTKKRICAVGTTVMRTVESSVSSSGELNAFEGWTNKFIFPPHDFSIANSMITNLHTPKSTLLMQAAAFGGYDFVMEAYQVAIKEKYRFSTYGDAMLII; encoded by the coding sequence ATGAAATTATCACACTTTGGATTTGAATTGCCAGAAGAATTATTAGCAGAATATCCTACTGAACATAGAGATGAGTCTCGTTTAATGGTATTACACCGCGATACGCAAAAAATTGAACACAAACTTTTTAAAGATGTAATCGATTATTTTGACGAAGGTGATGTTATGATGCTAAACAATACCAAGGTTTTTCCTGCGCGTATGTTTGGTAATAAAGAAAAAACAGGTGCTCGTATAGAGGTTTTCTTATTAAGAGAATTAAATGCAGAAAACAGATTGTGGGATGTTTTAGTAGATCCAGCACGTAAAATTAGAATTGGAAACAAATTATTTTTTGGAGAAGATGATAGTTTAGTAGCAGAAGTTATAGACAACACAACATCTCGTGGTAGAACTTTACGTTTCTTGTTCGATGGAGATTACGATGAGTTTAGAGTAAAGTTACAAGAACTTGGACAAACTCCATTACCAAAAACTATAAATAGAGAATTAGAACCAGAAGACGAAGAACGTTACCAAACAATATTTGCAAAGCATGAAGGAGCTGTAGCAGCTCCAACTGCAGGTTTACACTTTTCTAAACACTTAATGAAGCGTTTAGAAATTAAAGGAGTAGACTTTGCAGAGTTAACGTTACACGTTGGTTTAGGAACCTTTAACTCTGTAGAAGTAGAAGATTTATCGAAGCACAAAATGGATTCTGAAAAAATAATTATACCGCAAAAAACTAGCGATATGATTAATAATGCATTAAAAACTAAAAAACGTATTTGCGCTGTAGGTACAACAGTTATGCGTACTGTAGAGTCTTCAGTTTCTTCAAGCGGAGAATTAAATGCTTTTGAAGGTTGGACAAATAAATTCATTTTTCCACCGCACGATTTTAGCATTGCAAATAGTATGATTACAAATTTACACACACCAAAATCTACTTTATTAATGCAAGCAGCAGCTTTTGGAGGTTACGATTTTGTAATGGAAGCTTACCAAGTTGCCATAAAAGAAAAGTACAGATTTTCAACTTACGGAGACGCAATGTTAATTATATAA